The Erigeron canadensis isolate Cc75 chromosome 4, C_canadensis_v1, whole genome shotgun sequence genome window below encodes:
- the LOC122596334 gene encoding serine carboxypeptidase-like 10 isoform X3, giving the protein MRLQSRSRLQPWKHYCNKPSSSQLNPMLFAVCLLLASLDVIKSQFLVKTLPGLDGELPFTLETGYIGVGESDDEQLFYYFIESEGNPEDDPLMIWFTGGPGCSSLSGLMFEIGPFTINYATSTLENPILELVPYSWTKVANIIFLDQPAGSGFSYAKTPESYITNDTLASKLAYSFLRKWLVDHPKFFSNPLYVGGDSYSGKIVPLVVQEIYNGNEIGEEQPLNIKGYTVGNPFTDTSGDYNSRIPFAHHMALLSDAIYKSAKENCGGEYLTVDPNNSLCIHALQTVDKCLERININHILEPVCDTSNTLKSDLFRRDLRGLDKTSLDTWSLPQAQKQWCRDDKNEYTAAWANRKDVREALHIHEEFNNIEWVRCNESLEHDFFIETPSYAHNVMSVVGYHRHFADKKCRALVYSGDHDMVIPHLGTLNWIQSLNLPVVDDWRPWFVDEQVAGYTMKYMNSADQSLIFATVKGGGHTAAEFKPKECLNMFIRWLADDTL; this is encoded by the exons ATGAGACTACAATCACGATCTCGTCTTCAACCCTGGAAGCACTACTGTAACAAGCCCAGCAGCAGTCAACTCAATCCGATGTTGTTTGCTGTATGTCTACTGTTAGCTTCGTTGGATGTCATCAAGTCGCAGTTTTTGGTCAAGACATTGCCAGGCTTGGATGGTGAGCTTCCATTCACCCTTGAAACAGG TTACATCGGGGTAGGAGAGTCTGACGACGAGCAGTTATTTTACTACTTCATTGAGTCTGAAGGGAACCCAGAAGATGACCCTCTCATGATATGGTTCACTGGAGGCCCTGGTTGTTCTTCCCTTTCTGGACTTATGTTTGAAATAG GCCCATTCACTATTAATTATGCAACCTCCACTCTAGAGAATCCGATACTTGAGTTAGTGCCTTATAGTTGGACAAAG GTGGCCAACATTATATTTCTCGATCAGCCTGCTGGGTCTGGATTCTCTTATGCAAAAACTCCTGAAAGTTACATAACGAATGATACATTAGCGTCAAAGCTGGCTTACAGTTTTCTGAGGAAG TGGCTTGTGGACCATCCTAAATTTTTCAGCAATCCACTGTATGTTGGTGGTGATTCCTACAGTGGCAAAATTGTGCCACTTGTCGTTCAAGAAATCTATAACG GAAATGAAATTGGTGAAGAGCAACCACTGAACATCAAG GGGTATACGGTCGGTAATCCTTTCACAGATACAAGTGGTGACTATAATTCAAGAATTCCATTCGCTCATCATATGGCACTCTTATCAGATGCAATCTACAAG TCTGCTAAAGAAAATTGTGGTGGAGAGTACTTGACTGTAGATCCCAACAACAGTCTGTGCATACACGCTCTTCAAACGGTAGATAAG TGTCTTGAACGAATTAACATTAACCACATTTTAGAGCCTGTTTGTGACACTTCAAATACCTTGAAATCTGACCTATTCAGGAGGGACCTAAGAGGTCTTGACAAGACTTCTTTGGATACTTGGTCGTTACCTCAAGCTCAGAAACAATGGTGTCGA GATGACAAGAATGAATATACAGCTGCTTGGGCTAATAGAAAAGATGTGCGCGAAGCCCTTCACATCCATGAG GAATTCAACAATATCGAATGGGTGAGATGTAACGAAAGCTTGgaacatgatttttttattgaaaCCCCGTCTTATGCACACAATGTCATGAGTGTTGTTGGCTATCATAGACACTTTGCTGATAAAAAATGCCGAGCTCTTGTATACAG TGGAGATCATGACATGGTTATCCCACATTTGGGTACGTTGAACTGGATTCAATCGCTAAACTTGCCAGTCGTAGATGATTGGAGACCCTGGTTTGTTGATGAACAAGTAGCAGG ATACACCATGAAATACATGAATAGCGCCGATCAAAGCTTAATATTTGCTACTGTAAAG GGAGGAGGTCACACAGCTGCAGAATTCAAACCTAAAGAATGTTTGAACATGTTTATAAGGTGGCTTGCCGATGATACTTTGTAA
- the LOC122596334 gene encoding serine carboxypeptidase-like 10 isoform X2, protein MHQILMKMRLQSRSRLQPWKHYCNKPSSSQLNPMLFAVCLLLASLDVIKSQFLVKTLPGLDGELPFTLETGYIGVGESDDEQLFYYFIESEGNPEDDPLMIWFTGGPGCSSLSGLMFEIGPFTINYATSTLENPILELVPYSWTKVANIIFLDQPAGSGFSYAKTPESYITNDTLASKLAYSFLRKWLVDHPKFFSNPLYVGGDSYSGKIVPLVVQEIYNGNEIGEEQPLNIKGYTVGNPFTDTSGDYNSRIPFAHHMALLSDAIYKSAKENCGGEYLTVDPNNSLCIHALQTVDKCLERININHILEPVCDTSNTLKSDLFRRDLRGLDKTSLDTWSLPQAQKQWCRDDKNEYTAAWANRKDVREALHIHEEFNNIEWVRCNESLEHDFFIETPSYAHNVMSVVGYHRHFADKKCRALVYSGDHDMVIPHLGTLNWIQSLNLPVVDDWRPWFVDEQVAGYTMKYMNSADQSLIFATVKGGGHTAAEFKPKECLNMFIRWLADDTL, encoded by the exons ATGCACCAGATTCTCATG AAAATGAGACTACAATCACGATCTCGTCTTCAACCCTGGAAGCACTACTGTAACAAGCCCAGCAGCAGTCAACTCAATCCGATGTTGTTTGCTGTATGTCTACTGTTAGCTTCGTTGGATGTCATCAAGTCGCAGTTTTTGGTCAAGACATTGCCAGGCTTGGATGGTGAGCTTCCATTCACCCTTGAAACAGG TTACATCGGGGTAGGAGAGTCTGACGACGAGCAGTTATTTTACTACTTCATTGAGTCTGAAGGGAACCCAGAAGATGACCCTCTCATGATATGGTTCACTGGAGGCCCTGGTTGTTCTTCCCTTTCTGGACTTATGTTTGAAATAG GCCCATTCACTATTAATTATGCAACCTCCACTCTAGAGAATCCGATACTTGAGTTAGTGCCTTATAGTTGGACAAAG GTGGCCAACATTATATTTCTCGATCAGCCTGCTGGGTCTGGATTCTCTTATGCAAAAACTCCTGAAAGTTACATAACGAATGATACATTAGCGTCAAAGCTGGCTTACAGTTTTCTGAGGAAG TGGCTTGTGGACCATCCTAAATTTTTCAGCAATCCACTGTATGTTGGTGGTGATTCCTACAGTGGCAAAATTGTGCCACTTGTCGTTCAAGAAATCTATAACG GAAATGAAATTGGTGAAGAGCAACCACTGAACATCAAG GGGTATACGGTCGGTAATCCTTTCACAGATACAAGTGGTGACTATAATTCAAGAATTCCATTCGCTCATCATATGGCACTCTTATCAGATGCAATCTACAAG TCTGCTAAAGAAAATTGTGGTGGAGAGTACTTGACTGTAGATCCCAACAACAGTCTGTGCATACACGCTCTTCAAACGGTAGATAAG TGTCTTGAACGAATTAACATTAACCACATTTTAGAGCCTGTTTGTGACACTTCAAATACCTTGAAATCTGACCTATTCAGGAGGGACCTAAGAGGTCTTGACAAGACTTCTTTGGATACTTGGTCGTTACCTCAAGCTCAGAAACAATGGTGTCGA GATGACAAGAATGAATATACAGCTGCTTGGGCTAATAGAAAAGATGTGCGCGAAGCCCTTCACATCCATGAG GAATTCAACAATATCGAATGGGTGAGATGTAACGAAAGCTTGgaacatgatttttttattgaaaCCCCGTCTTATGCACACAATGTCATGAGTGTTGTTGGCTATCATAGACACTTTGCTGATAAAAAATGCCGAGCTCTTGTATACAG TGGAGATCATGACATGGTTATCCCACATTTGGGTACGTTGAACTGGATTCAATCGCTAAACTTGCCAGTCGTAGATGATTGGAGACCCTGGTTTGTTGATGAACAAGTAGCAGG ATACACCATGAAATACATGAATAGCGCCGATCAAAGCTTAATATTTGCTACTGTAAAG GGAGGAGGTCACACAGCTGCAGAATTCAAACCTAAAGAATGTTTGAACATGTTTATAAGGTGGCTTGCCGATGATACTTTGTAA
- the LOC122596334 gene encoding serine carboxypeptidase-like 10 isoform X1 — protein MHQILMQKMRLQSRSRLQPWKHYCNKPSSSQLNPMLFAVCLLLASLDVIKSQFLVKTLPGLDGELPFTLETGYIGVGESDDEQLFYYFIESEGNPEDDPLMIWFTGGPGCSSLSGLMFEIGPFTINYATSTLENPILELVPYSWTKVANIIFLDQPAGSGFSYAKTPESYITNDTLASKLAYSFLRKWLVDHPKFFSNPLYVGGDSYSGKIVPLVVQEIYNGNEIGEEQPLNIKGYTVGNPFTDTSGDYNSRIPFAHHMALLSDAIYKSAKENCGGEYLTVDPNNSLCIHALQTVDKCLERININHILEPVCDTSNTLKSDLFRRDLRGLDKTSLDTWSLPQAQKQWCRDDKNEYTAAWANRKDVREALHIHEEFNNIEWVRCNESLEHDFFIETPSYAHNVMSVVGYHRHFADKKCRALVYSGDHDMVIPHLGTLNWIQSLNLPVVDDWRPWFVDEQVAGYTMKYMNSADQSLIFATVKGGGHTAAEFKPKECLNMFIRWLADDTL, from the exons ATGCACCAGATTCTCATG CAGAAAATGAGACTACAATCACGATCTCGTCTTCAACCCTGGAAGCACTACTGTAACAAGCCCAGCAGCAGTCAACTCAATCCGATGTTGTTTGCTGTATGTCTACTGTTAGCTTCGTTGGATGTCATCAAGTCGCAGTTTTTGGTCAAGACATTGCCAGGCTTGGATGGTGAGCTTCCATTCACCCTTGAAACAGG TTACATCGGGGTAGGAGAGTCTGACGACGAGCAGTTATTTTACTACTTCATTGAGTCTGAAGGGAACCCAGAAGATGACCCTCTCATGATATGGTTCACTGGAGGCCCTGGTTGTTCTTCCCTTTCTGGACTTATGTTTGAAATAG GCCCATTCACTATTAATTATGCAACCTCCACTCTAGAGAATCCGATACTTGAGTTAGTGCCTTATAGTTGGACAAAG GTGGCCAACATTATATTTCTCGATCAGCCTGCTGGGTCTGGATTCTCTTATGCAAAAACTCCTGAAAGTTACATAACGAATGATACATTAGCGTCAAAGCTGGCTTACAGTTTTCTGAGGAAG TGGCTTGTGGACCATCCTAAATTTTTCAGCAATCCACTGTATGTTGGTGGTGATTCCTACAGTGGCAAAATTGTGCCACTTGTCGTTCAAGAAATCTATAACG GAAATGAAATTGGTGAAGAGCAACCACTGAACATCAAG GGGTATACGGTCGGTAATCCTTTCACAGATACAAGTGGTGACTATAATTCAAGAATTCCATTCGCTCATCATATGGCACTCTTATCAGATGCAATCTACAAG TCTGCTAAAGAAAATTGTGGTGGAGAGTACTTGACTGTAGATCCCAACAACAGTCTGTGCATACACGCTCTTCAAACGGTAGATAAG TGTCTTGAACGAATTAACATTAACCACATTTTAGAGCCTGTTTGTGACACTTCAAATACCTTGAAATCTGACCTATTCAGGAGGGACCTAAGAGGTCTTGACAAGACTTCTTTGGATACTTGGTCGTTACCTCAAGCTCAGAAACAATGGTGTCGA GATGACAAGAATGAATATACAGCTGCTTGGGCTAATAGAAAAGATGTGCGCGAAGCCCTTCACATCCATGAG GAATTCAACAATATCGAATGGGTGAGATGTAACGAAAGCTTGgaacatgatttttttattgaaaCCCCGTCTTATGCACACAATGTCATGAGTGTTGTTGGCTATCATAGACACTTTGCTGATAAAAAATGCCGAGCTCTTGTATACAG TGGAGATCATGACATGGTTATCCCACATTTGGGTACGTTGAACTGGATTCAATCGCTAAACTTGCCAGTCGTAGATGATTGGAGACCCTGGTTTGTTGATGAACAAGTAGCAGG ATACACCATGAAATACATGAATAGCGCCGATCAAAGCTTAATATTTGCTACTGTAAAG GGAGGAGGTCACACAGCTGCAGAATTCAAACCTAAAGAATGTTTGAACATGTTTATAAGGTGGCTTGCCGATGATACTTTGTAA